A single window of Sphingobacteriales bacterium DNA harbors:
- the purH gene encoding bifunctional phosphoribosylaminoimidazolecarboxamide formyltransferase/IMP cyclohydrolase, producing the protein MISVKKIKAALISVYYKDGLDVLIHTLASQNVTFYSTGGTQAFIEGLGYKVIPVEELTSYPSILGGRVKTLHPKVFGGILARRENPEDLEQLKQYEIPEIDLVVVDLYPFEETVRNYTSLFEGEITSEIIEKIDIGGISLIRAAAKNFNDTVIVSQKSQYAELAQVLEENQGQTSLEFRQHFAQQAFAVSSHYDTLIHRYFSRSSPYDTFKESYLNGEALRYGENPHQKGYFYGDIHEVFDILNGKQLSYNNLVDIDAAVHLMAEFIETTFAVLKHTNACDVASRATTVEAWKAALAADPVSAFGGVLITNATLDEATAGEIDKLFFEVLIAPEFAPEALQLLMKKKNRILLKQKRTDFPSRQFKSLLNGVIAQDFDKKPETAEELKIVTILAPTAEQAEDLIFANKVAKHLKSNTIVLAKDRQLLAMGCGQTSRVDALQQAIHKAHSFGFDLNGAVMASDAFFPFPDCVEIADKAGVSAFIHPGGSIKDQDSIDYCDAHHLAMVLTGIRHFKH; encoded by the coding sequence ATCATTTCCGTGAAAAAAATCAAAGCTGCGCTTATCTCCGTCTATTACAAAGACGGACTCGATGTGCTTATCCATACCCTTGCCAGTCAAAATGTTACATTTTATTCAACCGGTGGTACGCAGGCCTTTATCGAGGGGTTGGGCTACAAGGTGATTCCCGTGGAGGAACTGACCTCTTATCCCAGCATACTGGGTGGCCGCGTGAAAACCCTGCACCCCAAGGTGTTTGGTGGCATCCTGGCGCGCCGTGAAAACCCGGAGGACCTGGAGCAGCTGAAACAATACGAGATTCCGGAAATTGACCTCGTGGTCGTGGATTTGTACCCTTTTGAAGAAACGGTCAGAAATTATACGTCTCTGTTTGAAGGGGAAATCACCTCGGAAATCATCGAAAAGATTGATATCGGCGGCATTTCCCTGATACGGGCGGCAGCCAAGAATTTCAACGACACCGTGATCGTATCGCAAAAGAGCCAGTATGCCGAACTGGCGCAGGTGCTGGAAGAAAACCAGGGGCAGACCTCGCTGGAATTCCGCCAGCATTTTGCCCAACAGGCATTTGCCGTCAGTTCCCACTATGATACCCTGATTCACCGCTATTTCTCCCGTTCCTCGCCTTACGATACGTTTAAGGAAAGTTACCTGAACGGGGAGGCCTTGCGCTACGGCGAGAACCCGCACCAAAAGGGCTATTTCTACGGCGATATCCACGAAGTGTTTGACATCCTGAACGGCAAGCAGTTGTCCTACAACAACCTCGTGGACATCGATGCGGCGGTACACCTGATGGCGGAGTTTATAGAAACCACCTTTGCGGTGCTGAAACATACGAACGCCTGCGACGTGGCCTCCAGAGCGACTACGGTGGAGGCCTGGAAAGCCGCACTGGCTGCCGACCCGGTTTCGGCTTTCGGCGGGGTACTCATTACGAATGCGACACTGGACGAAGCTACGGCAGGAGAAATCGATAAGCTGTTTTTTGAAGTGCTGATTGCACCGGAATTTGCACCGGAAGCCCTGCAGCTACTGATGAAAAAGAAGAACCGCATTCTGCTGAAACAAAAAAGGACCGACTTCCCGTCCAGGCAGTTCAAATCCCTGCTGAACGGGGTGATTGCACAGGATTTCGACAAAAAACCGGAGACGGCAGAAGAGTTGAAGATTGTCACCATACTTGCGCCGACCGCGGAACAGGCAGAGGATTTGATATTTGCCAATAAGGTGGCCAAACACCTCAAATCGAATACGATAGTGCTCGCAAAAGACAGGCAGCTGCTGGCGATGGGCTGCGGGCAGACCTCGAGGGTGGACGCGTTGCAGCAGGCTATCCACAAGGCACACTCGTTCGGCTTTGACCTGAACGGTGCGGTGATGGCGAGCGATGCGTTTTTCCCTTTTCCGGATTGCGTGGAAATAGCGGATAAAGCAGGTGTTTCGGCGTTCATCCATCCAGGTGGAAGCATCAAGGATCAGGATTCCATCGATTACTGTGATGCACATCATCTGGCGATGGTGCTGACCGGCATACGCCATTTTAAACATTAA
- a CDS encoding rod shape-determining protein, with protein MGFFSFLNKEIALDLGTANTLIIYRDQVVVDEPSIVAVDKKTNQVIAVGKKAMMMHEKTHANIETIRPLKDGVIADFTAAEAMIRGFISMINDGNKWFRPSLTMVICIPSGITEVEKRAVVESAERANARERYLIHEPMAAALGIGLDVEMPEGNMIIDIGGGTTEIAVIALSGIVTDQSIRVAGDEFTLDIVEYVKRQHNILIGERTAEQVKIHVGSALQDLENPPEDYAVHGRDLLTGIPKQVTVSYSEIAGCLDKSISKIEEAVMKALESTPPELASDIYRKGLYLTGGGALLRGLDKRIAMKTKLPVQVADDPLRAVVRGTGIALKNRDRFTFLMS; from the coding sequence ATGGGATTTTTTAGTTTTCTGAATAAAGAGATAGCATTAGACCTTGGTACGGCAAATACGCTGATCATATACAGAGACCAGGTGGTGGTAGACGAACCGTCTATCGTGGCCGTTGATAAGAAAACGAATCAGGTGATTGCAGTGGGAAAGAAGGCGATGATGATGCACGAAAAGACACATGCCAACATCGAGACGATACGTCCGCTGAAAGACGGTGTGATTGCCGACTTTACCGCAGCGGAAGCGATGATACGCGGATTTATTTCCATGATAAATGATGGCAACAAATGGTTCCGTCCGTCGTTGACGATGGTGATCTGTATTCCATCGGGTATCACGGAGGTGGAGAAACGTGCGGTAGTGGAATCGGCGGAGCGCGCGAATGCGAGAGAACGTTATTTGATTCACGAACCGATGGCGGCCGCTTTAGGTATTGGCCTGGATGTGGAAATGCCGGAAGGCAACATGATTATTGATATCGGCGGCGGTACGACGGAAATCGCGGTGATTGCCCTGTCAGGAATTGTAACCGATCAGTCTATCCGCGTGGCGGGTGACGAGTTTACGCTGGATATCGTGGAGTATGTGAAAAGACAGCATAATATTTTAATCGGTGAACGTACGGCGGAGCAGGTGAAAATACATGTGGGTTCTGCCTTGCAGGATCTGGAAAATCCACCGGAAGATTATGCCGTTCACGGAAGAGACTTACTGACGGGCATTCCAAAACAGGTGACCGTTTCCTATTCGGAGATTGCAGGTTGCCTGGATAAATCCATTTCCAAGATTGAAGAAGCGGTGATGAAGGCGCTGGAGTCTACTCCTCCGGAACTGGCTTCCGATATCTATCGAAAGGGATTGTATCTGACGGGCGGCGGCGCGTTGTTGCGTGGCCTGGATAAACGGATTGCCATGAAAACAAAACTGCCGGTACAGGTGGCGGATGATCCGCTTCGTGCCGTTGTACGGGGTACCGGAATCGCATTGAAAAACAGAGACCGTTTTACCTTCCTGATGAGTTAA
- a CDS encoding rod shape-determining protein MreC, producing the protein MTFLNTSNNLAGKVVGFANSFYTFINLGNTNRVLTEENTRLKKRIQYRNTYPADTALPEQSESYSFEYIPAKIVNNSISKSINYITLNKGSKDGIQKGWGVVSSNGVVGIVTNVSENFSLVMSVLSVKMLVSVRHKKTNALGNLSWNGKSPALLQIQNISKTLPVKKNDTIVTAGFSSIFPPDIIVGKVKRFSPDESSSFYEMDIEPTNAISRLSYVYVVKNSKKKEIDALESTALNE; encoded by the coding sequence GTGACATTCCTGAACACCTCCAATAACCTTGCCGGTAAGGTGGTAGGATTTGCCAATAGCTTTTATACGTTTATAAATCTAGGCAACACGAACAGGGTGTTGACAGAAGAAAATACCCGCCTGAAAAAAAGGATACAGTACCGGAATACTTATCCTGCAGATACCGCACTTCCGGAACAATCGGAGTCTTACAGCTTTGAATATATTCCTGCAAAAATTGTCAATAACAGTATCAGTAAAAGCATTAACTACATAACACTGAACAAAGGCAGTAAAGACGGTATTCAGAAAGGTTGGGGTGTGGTCAGCAGCAACGGTGTGGTGGGTATTGTGACGAATGTTTCTGAAAATTTTTCTCTGGTGATGTCTGTCTTAAGCGTAAAGATGCTGGTGAGTGTCCGTCATAAGAAAACGAATGCGTTGGGTAACCTGAGCTGGAACGGCAAAAGTCCGGCATTGCTGCAGATTCAGAATATCAGCAAAACACTTCCCGTCAAGAAGAACGACACCATTGTAACGGCGGGATTTTCCTCCATATTTCCACCGGATATTATAGTCGGAAAAGTGAAGCGCTTCAGCCCGGATGAAAGTTCCAGTTTTTATGAAATGGATATTGAACCTACGAATGCCATCAGCCGGCTGAGTTATGTGTATGTCGTTAAGAACAGTAAAAAGAAAGAAATTGATGCATTAGAATCAACTGCGTTGAATGAATAA
- a CDS encoding rod shape-determining protein MreD, giving the protein MNNKFILTNIIRFSVLMALQVLLLNELPLGRAYIMIYPLAILLLPVFTPRLAVLVLAFLTGLIIDMFSNGGGLHTASLTLIGYGRSYILDTFQPRSGWDKLDVPNLSQQGVTWFFYYTLIGFSIHHLAYFFLEVFSFANFFPTIFKTLISLFGTLLLVWMISLFFMKDIKE; this is encoded by the coding sequence ATGAATAACAAGTTTATCCTCACCAATATCATTCGGTTTTCGGTGCTCATGGCGCTGCAGGTATTGCTGTTGAATGAACTGCCGTTGGGACGTGCCTATATCATGATTTATCCGCTGGCGATTTTGCTGTTGCCTGTATTTACCCCCAGGCTCGCCGTGCTGGTGCTTGCCTTCCTTACCGGACTCATTATTGATATGTTCAGCAACGGTGGAGGCCTGCATACGGCATCGCTCACACTCATCGGTTACGGCCGCAGTTACATACTCGATACGTTTCAGCCACGCTCCGGCTGGGACAAACTGGATGTTCCCAATCTTTCACAGCAGGGCGTCACCTGGTTTTTCTATTATACGCTGATTGGTTTCTCCATCCACCATCTTGCGTATTTCTTTCTCGAGGTTTTCTCGTTTGCCAATTTTTTCCCCACTATCTTTAAGACACTCATCAGCTTGTTCGGTACATTGTTATTGGTATGGATGATCAGTTTGTTTTTTATGAAGGATATCAAAGAATAA